One window from the genome of Rhinolophus ferrumequinum isolate MPI-CBG mRhiFer1 chromosome 22, mRhiFer1_v1.p, whole genome shotgun sequence encodes:
- the ANKRD34A gene encoding LOW QUALITY PROTEIN: ankyrin repeat domain-containing protein 34A (The sequence of the model RefSeq protein was modified relative to this genomic sequence to represent the inferred CDS: deleted 1 base in 1 codon): MLHTEGHALLRAVGQGKLRLARLLLEGGAYVNEGDAQGETALMAACRARYDDPQNKARMVRYLLEQGADPNIADRLGRTALMHACAGGGGAAVVSLLLAHGADPSVRDHAGASALVHALDRGDRETLSTLLDACKAKGTEVIIITTDTSPSGTKKTRQYLNSPPSPGVEDPAPAPPSPGVCTSPSEIQLQTAGGGRGLLSPRTQEEEEKRDVFEFPLPKPPDEPSPSEPLPKPPRHPPKPLKRLNSEPWGLVAPQPVPPAEGRPGMERLTAEFNGLTLTGRPRLSRRHSTEGPEDPPPWAEKVMGGGPLSRRNTAPEAQESGLPSGLRQKLSRMEPVELDTPGNLCPDSPECSRPSLERRRYSASPLTLPPAGSAPSPRQSLESLPGAVSPLSGRRRSPGLLERRGSGTLLLDHISQTRPGFLPPLNVSPHPPIPDIRPQPGGRAPSLPPPQAGAPGSPRTKRKLVRRHSMQTEQIRLLGGFQSLGGPGEPGR, translated from the exons ATGCTGCACACCGAGGGCCACGCTCTTCTTCGGGCTGTGGGTCAGGGTAAGCTACGCTTGGCCCGTTTGCTTCTGGAGGGGGGCGCCTACGTGAATGAGGGTGATGCCCAGGGGGAGACTGCGCTAATGGCGGCCTGTCGGGCCCGCTACGATGACCCCCAGAACAAGGCGCGTATGGTACGCTACCTCCTGGAACAAGGCGCGGACCCCAACATCGCAGACCGCCTAGGGCGCACCGCGCTCATGCACGCTTGCGCCGGGGGTGGGGGCGCCGCAGTAGTCTCGCTGCTCCTCGCCCACGGCGCAGACCCCTCAGTCCGAGATCACGCGGGCGCCTCGGCACTTGTCCACGCCCTGGACCGCGGAGACCGCGAGACCCTTTCCACGCTGCTGGACGCTTGTAAGGCCAAGGGCACGGaggtcatcatcatcaccaccgaCACCTCGCCTTCGGGCACCAAGAAGACCCGGCAGTATCTCAATTCCCCACCGTCCCCGGGGGTGGAGGACCCCGCTCCCGCTCCTCCTAGCCCGGGGGTCTGCACGTCACCTTCGGAAATCCAACTGCAGACTGCAGGAGGAGGACGGGGGTTGTTATCCCCTCGcacccaggaagaagaggagaagcgGGACGTATTTGAATTCCCTCTTCCTAAGCCACCCGATGAACCCTCCCCTTCTGAACCGCTCCCCAAACCACCCCGTCACCCTCCGAAACCACTAAAAAGGCTCAACTCCGAGCCCTGGGGCCTAGTGGCTCCTCAACCGGTCCCACCCGCGGAAGGGAGGCCGGGGATGGAGCGCCTGACCGCCGAATTTAATGGCCTGACCCTGACAGGCCGACCCCGTCTTTCCAGACGTCACAGCACCGAAGGCCCGGAGGACCCGCCCCCGTGGGCGGAGAAAGTGATGGGTGGAGGTCCTCTCTCTCGCCGAAACACCGCACCAGAAGCTCAGGAGTCTGGTCTCCCTTCAGGGCTGAGGCAGAAACTGAGCCGCATGGAGCCGGTGGAGCTCGACACCCCCGGAAATCTTTGCCCTGACTCGCCGGAGTGCAGCCGCCCGTCCCTGGAACGCCGCCGATACAGCGCCTCCCCGCTGACCCTCCCTCCGGCCGGCTCGGCTCCCTCCCCGCGCCAGTCCCTGGAGAGTCTGCCAGGGGCTGTATCTCCGCTGAGTGGGCGGAGGCGAAGTCCTGGGCTGCTGGAGCGGAGGGGCTCCGGGACATTGCTCCTGGACCATATCTCGCAAACGCGGCCAGGTTTCCTGCCCCCACTCAACGTCAGCCCCCATCCTCCCATCCCCGACATTCGCCCCCAACCCGGAGGTCGGGCGCCTtcc ctgccccctccccaggcggGGGCGCCAGGCTCTCCCAGGACCAAGAGAAAGTTGGTGAGGCGCCACTCCATGCAGACTGAGCAGATCCGCCTGTTAGGGGGCTTCCAGAGTCTAGGCGGGCCAGGGGAGCCAGGGCGCTGA